ATGCCAGATCGCTTCCTTTTCTGTGGAGTGGCTGAACTCCCGCACAAAATCGAAGTAGTCATCCGAAGCTTCCCAAAAAAGGTAGCTTTCATGGCATTCCACAGGCTCACTCGCAAAGCTCTTGAACACTGCCCATGCCACCGCCGGGTCGGGGCTGTCGAAGTCAAACCCCGAGTCGAGTAACCGTTGTCGCATCGCACTCTCGTACTCATCAACTGTCATGCGTGTTCTCCGATCCAAATCCTGGCAAGTTGTCCCGGTTCACAGGGGTTATCAGGGGAACGCGCCAGCGGCAATCTCGACCCGCATCTTGTCCAGTTCGTTGAAGAGGGCTTGGTGTTGTGTTGCCCAGTCGGTTCCCGCTCCATCGACAGCATCCTGGAGTCGATTGTCCGTCAGGCGATCGTCTTCGTTTGTGTGAAACTCGCCGCCTTTGTGGATTCGCAGATTCGGATCAGCCCGGAGAAGCACATTGGGCTTCGGAGTGCGCAGTGCCATTCCGTTCGCCGACGAGTGAATCTCGATCTGGTGTTCCAGAACCAGCTCCCGGCCTTCCGGTTAGCGGGCACTTTGTTGTTCGTGCTTTGGACAATGTGGTGCGTATCCAGCCCGCTTTCCATCGTCGGCTTCAACCCCATGTTCTGGCGAAGAGTCTCTGCGGAGAATCGCCTCCCTTGGAACGAATTGCTCGATCGCCCGTCGGCATTGGCCCAGGTCCATTGGATGCGACGGCCTCGGCGGCGAAGCGAACGAACGAACAATGGGTGCCGACGCGGGGCTTTGCTCGTTTGATGCCGATACTCAGGGCGGCAACACGAACTTCCGCGCCAACGGCCGCGGGATGGAATTTTGTGTAGGACGCTCGGGTTCTTCAACTGATGGGCACGACTCTGGCAATTGTATCTGTTGCCACAATTTCGCCGTAGTGTGATCTGTTCAACTTGTTATAGGCTGGTAGAGAGGTGGAGATCATCATGATTACAGGAAGGGGTTCGTTGGCATCGAACCCTTGCATGAGACGGGTATCCCATGGGATATTCGCTGTAGAACCATCCGTGTCCACGATCAAGGCAGCAATATCATTTGTGTAAATATCGGATGTGATCATCTTCTGAAGAACTACCTGAAGCCTTTCTAAATGGTTCTGAGATACACCGCTCAGGAAAAGATCAATAGCATCGAACGTGCCTGAGGAATGAACTGTGCAGAATAAATCCTCGCACTCGCTCCACCACATTTGAAATGCAAGAGTGCCACCTGTGGCACAAGCCTCTTGGATTTTTGAGAGATCTCCAGCTTTGGCACTCTCACTGGCGCTCCAAGTAAGAAATTCCGAGGTCTTCGGATGAGTGAAAGATAGCTCGCAGTGCGTAGCCAGATCATGAATAAAGCGGAAGTTGCGTTCCGCTCTAATCTTGTAGAAATAGATTCTGATGTATTTGTCGGACACTTGTGCTCCTGGTCAGTTGGGGCTCGGCAATGTTATTCCGTTTCCTGCTCCAAGGACGTCTTCGGCAATTTGATATGCCTCACGAGGCGTCCCCTCTTCCAAAACTGCCTTGACACCCACTCCTTCTTTTTGAGCTTGTAGTTTGAGCTTTTCAAGCTCGGCTCTGTATTGTGCTCGCTTGTGCGGATGAGCTTTCGCTTGGCCCGCCCACACTGACGAGTTCATTGTTTGGTACCCGAGCATCTACATCCGTATTCCCTATTGCGTTTGCTACTGGTTCACGACTTCGTGTCCCCCGATGTGCTCTGTTGCTCCTGCTTTTCGCAAGTCCCCTACAAGGTTGGCTTGTGCTCCTTGTAATTTTTTTGCATCCAAGTTGGTGACCATTCCACCGCCACTTTCAACTGCAACTTTTGCAGCGTCGGAACTTGCGTGAGCGATTCCCTCAGATTGAGTGCCAGGCTTGTAAACGGATGTTAATGCTCCGTCTGGCCCCTTCGTGGCTAACGCATATTGCCCAGGTTGTGTCGGGGTTGGAATGGTAACGCAGTTCACATGATGCGCCCAGACGGAGAAGCCCCACTCGTCGCAGCCGACTGCGTCGGTGTGGAACTCCGCAACCCTCAGATTGTAGACCGTTTCCCGCCGATCGGTTTCGTGGACACCTTCCACCGAAACTGTCTCTCCGTTCATTGTCGTCAGACAATCACCGATCGTCAGATCCCAGACCGGCGTCCAGCCTCGGTCAACGACCCAGAACGGATGCTCGGCTGTCGGCTCAATCAGTTGACCGGCCACGCGAAGTTCGAAGATAATGGCCGAGGGTTCGAATACTGCTTCTACAACTTGCACGGTGATAGGGTCGTTGAGGTCGGTTTCGTCTCGGCGGAGAATCGCATCTCCTGGGATGAATTGTTTGATCGGTTTGCTGGTGCCGTCGGCCATGAGCAGCGGTGTTCGTGCCACAAAGTATCCCGTCGACCACTCACCGCCGCTTCCCGCTACACGCCATACAGCGCTGCTGCTCGCCTTGGCCCGGCTTCGCGTCAGCATTTCTCCTGCGGTCGCTGCGGGCAAAGCGAGCGAACGAACAAAGGCGTCGGCTGGCGGAACGGCGGGCTTTGCTCGATTGCTCGCCGTGCATCGCTTCCCGCCAATTTACCGCGACGGCCCCGGCGAGCATTGCGAGCGAACGAACAAAGGGCGCGGCTGCCGAGCTTCGTTCGCTCGATGCCAATCATGGGAGCCGAAAGCCGAACGCCCGTGCCAACTTCCCGTGGACAAGGTTATTCTACAGGACGACGAAAGTCAGCCTGTTGAGTTTGGCAGAGCCAAGTCGCTTTCAGGTGGCGATTGTACTGCGGCGGTTAGCCGCTTACCTTCTCGGAGCAAAGCGAGAGCCTTTGCTCCGACATGATACGACCTGATCTTTATGGAGCAGACTTTCTTGATGGCAGTCTGAAATCGCTTCATCAATGCTTGAGATGGATGCGAGTCTGATACCGTTGCGATGCGCCCTTGAATAACAACATTCTCGTTCCAGATGCCGCCGGGCTTGAACTCCACAGAGTCAGGATTGGCGAGTTGATCGACACAAACACGTTCGCCGTTGATACCCGCCATACGCAGATTCACTGGCGTTTCGACATCGCAAACCACGAAAGAGTCACAAGCTGCTGACGAATCAGCACTGGCACGTCCGAGATTGGGTAACTCAGCACCGAGGAGGAAGACGGGGACGTGGTCATCGATTTCACTTCTTAGAAAGTTACCAGTAAGTGCGTACTTGAGCTTGCCTTGACTGGCAACGTTCTCCAGTAAGGCAAGCAAATCCTCTTGAACCGCATAGAACAGAATTTGACTCATGGGAATTTCACCGGCAATCCGGTGTCCTTAGAGATGATTATTCGCTCATCGTTAGGGAAAGCCGCCCTGATTTTATTTGCCTTCACGACTTCCGACGCTTCGAGCTTGCCATTTTCCGTTGTGGCAGTTTGGATGCGGAGTGTCTTGCCATCCTTTGTCAACGTGATGTCCGGATAGGCAATTCCCTTTGGAACATCAATGAATTCCTCCGATGCCCGACCAGCACCGCCTGTAACCTTCCACCCCTGATTCTCTCTTTGCTGCGCAATTGCGTGATTGAGCTTCCGAACCTCTAAACTTCCCCATCGCCCTCCATCTGCGCCCTCCGGTAAGCTCAAATAGCGCTTCAGCAGTGGGAGATCATTCTCGGTCAAGGCACGACCGGCTGGGAGATTCTCCAGAGCGACCGTCTCAAGGTCTTTCCACGCCTGCCCCCTGACTCTGGTACTCTTCATGCTGATGAGTTGATGCAGAAGCTTCTCGCTCTCGGCAGTTAGCGTCCGGGTTTCAGCACTCTTGAAAAGTGCTTCAAGCTCCGAGGTATGCGTCAACTTATGCTTCGTCAGCCAGTCCTGATAGCACAGGTTATGCGCCCAGACGCTGAAGCCCCACTCGTCGCAGCCGACGAAGTCGGTGTGGAAGTCGCTGACACGCAGATTATCGACCGTCTCCCTTCGATTGGTTTCGTGAACGCCCTCGACGGATACCGTTTCGCCAGTGATTGTCGTCAGACAATCGCCGATCGACAGTTCCCAGACTGGTGTCCAGCCACGGCCAACGACCCAGAACGGATGCTCGGCTGCCGGCTCAAAGAGTTGACCTGATCCCACCAGCGTTAGCCGACGGATCTTCGCTTCGCAGCATCAATGCGGGGAACTTCAGGCGAGCGAACAAAGGGGCGGGTGCTGGGCTTCGTTCATTAGCTCGATGCCGATACCGGGAGCGCCAAGCCGAACTCTCCTGCTAACTTTCTTGGAACGAGATATTTTCACATAGCCCGACGCGATTCATGAATCGAATGGAACAAAATCATCAACATACTCTGAGATGCTATCTTTGAGAATTAATGAAATTGCTTTTTGCGATTCATCGGAGTCATGAAATCCATACAATTGAATGCCAAGCTCCAAAAAGACGACAAACCCGACCCACAAAATCGGATTCGGGTCGTACTGACGAAGAAACTGTATTGGATTCTCAATACTCAACAGATCAACACCTTGATAAATAAGTGACGTCCCAACATGGCAATTTATTTCATATACAGTGTTGCCTTCTGTATAGCCGATCATAATGTTAGGCCGCGATTCCGCAGTGCCACCCATCGCTCCCGGCAATATGGAGGTAGCAGGACCAGCCACGGCAGCAACTTCCGAAGGAGTCATGCCAAATCGAATCGGCAGCGCCCCAACATGTGGTTCGACCGTAAAATTCATAGATGTCACCCTGTTAGACCCACTTTCATCGATGGATCAAGCCCGTTAATCATCTGCTTGATAGCTTCGACGTATTTATTCCCAAACAATTTTCTAACATCGTGTAGTGGGCCAACAACGTCGAATTGCGGGGGACAGCGAAGTAATTTTCAGGCCAGAGCAGAAAAACAACCCTGCAAATCGACATGGTTGATCCAGTAGCCGTCCGCATGATGCGCCGCCGCTACAACCCCACTCGTCGCAGCCGACTGCGTCGGTGTGGAAGTCGCTGACACGCAGATTATCGACCGTCTCTCGCCGATCGGTTTCATGAACGTCCTCGACGGATACTGTTTCTTTAGTGATTGTCGTCAGCGAATCAGCGATCGACAGTTCCCAGACTGGCGTCCAGCTACGGCCAACGACCCAGAATGGATGCTCCGCGGTGGTCTCAATGAATTGACCTGCCACGCGAAGTTCGAAGATCAGGGGCGATCGTTCGAACACGAATTCCACAATCTGGACTTCGATTGGGCCGTTGAGGTCGGTTTCGTCTCGGCTGAGAATCGCATCTCCTGGGGAGAAGCACTACCAATCTCTTCTACATCGACGGATGCACATGTCAGCTCAAGTGTTGAGCCATCTGTGAAAACGATTGTGAAACGTAATGGCGGAATAGATATGCCATTTGCTTTAAATTGCTGACATTCTTCTTCAAAGCCCTTTGAGACTTCAGTTCGGATAGAGTCTATCCAATTGAGTCCGACTTGATGGCCGTAACCAACGAGTCGGAAAAGTACCACATCCAGCATCGTAACTGCGAGTGACTGCCCTCTCCAAGGAAGATGTTCGATGTCTTGAACGACTGTTACGATCAGTTGCAAGCGACGCTGGCGAGGGTTCGTGTTGTCCCAGACAACAGAAGTGACCTCCGCATCATGCAGGTAATCGAAGAGAGAATGATCTGTGAGATTCATGACACGATTCTCCTGGTAAGCGGGTGGTTGGATCGAGATGGTCAGGCCGACCTTCGATGTGTATGTGGGTTTGTCCTCTCCAGCTGGGCTTGCCTGCCTCCGCAACATCGATCCGGGTTACTTCTTGGAATTTGCCGTCAACTGTTTGTCCCCAACTGCCAGTTCTGTATGGGGTTTCAGGCAATCCCAAACGCTGAGCACGCTGACCAAATGCAATCAATTCAGAATGCTCCGCGGGAGACAGCATGCGCCCACCCATGCCTTTGGTAGGGATTCCCGCAACAAGTGCATTTCACTGATCCGCTAACCCCTGAAGTTTGGTTTGCGTGCCACCTTCCCCACGAAGTACAAGTTCTTTTTCACCCCCGGCAATGAAATTGTTACCAGTATCAAGGGAGTATTTGGTTAAATTGCCGTTGTTGTGTTTTTGATCTTATGCCACCCGCCACCCACATGGACAACTTCGTACTCCGCATGATGCGCCCAGACGGAGAAGCCCCAGTCGTCGCAGCCGACTGCGTCGGTGTGGAAGTCGCTGACACGCAGATTGTAGACCGTCTCCCTTCGATTGGTTTCATGAACGCCCTCGACGGATACCGTTTCACCAGTGATTGTCGTCAGCGAATCGCCGATCGTCAGTTCCCAGACCGGCGTCCAGCTACGGCCAACGACCCAGAACGGATGCTCGGCGGTGGTCTCAATCAGTTGACCGGCCACGCGAAGTTCGAAGATGATGGCCGAGCGTTCGAACACTGCTTCCACAATCTGGACTTCGATTGGGCCGTTGAGGTCGTGTTCGTCTCGGCTGAGAATCGCATCCCCTGGGACGAACTGCTCGATCGCCCGTTGGCATTGGCCCAGGTCCATTAGATGCGACGGCTTCGGCGGCGAAGCGAGCGAACAAAGGATGCGGGGAGGGGTTCGTTTGTTCGATGTCGATCATGGTAGCCGCAACTCGAACTTCGGGTTAACCCTCGCCGGTCAAGACTTGCATTCGGGATCGCTCGACAGTGCTATGCTTGGCGTTGCGAATATCGAGCAAGAGCTTCCCAGGCCGCAGCAGAAAAATCCTTGTCGGTCCAAACGTGATCGACAAATCCTCGAAGGCACTCAACAATCCACCACCCAGAGTCCTCATCGAATGGGTCTGCTGGATCAGAAGCATTGTAGGTGACTTTGGCTACCAACTCCGCCAGTGACACAACGTGTCCCAAGAGCAGTTTACTATCACCAGACAATCCGAGATCATCGTCACCATCAAGTCGGAGTGTTAAAGATCGGATGCGGTCGAACAGCCGATGACCTTCAGCCCACAGCGAAGGTGTACGAGCAATTTGAATCGCTTCGTCGATCACTGGTTGCTGAAAACGACTTCGATTGTAGACCAACGACAGAATACCCGCTGCCCACAGAGGCCGAACGTTGGCTTCGAGAGATTTGAACAGTTCCTCGCCAGCCTGCATGGGTGTACCGCTTTCCCAGCGAGATAGCACATTCTGGATGGTCATAGTTTCGCTTCAGTTGAAGTAAGTCATTACGGCAAGTGTGAGCACCGGATACCTTCCTCAAGCCATATCGTGCCGAGGAAGTCATTGGACAGACTTGTTGGCTTGCCACCGCCGGTCGTCACCGGCTTGTAACTTCCGAAGCCGAGAGGCGTGGCTGTTCCAGCGCCCCCTCCAACCGCCTTAAGCTCACTCGCAATTTTTGCCGCATCAGGGTGAGTGCCGTCGATCTTGAAGTCGATGTCACTCCGAGTGGGCGGCTTGCAAGGAGCATCATGCCCCGAGGCAAGTTGGTTTCGATCCGCCGCCCGTTTCCTGCGGCACGGCTTCCAACCACGTCAATAGTGGTGTTGTACTTCTTGGCGATAGCCAGCACAGCTTCTGCTTCGGCAGAGGACATCGAGTTGGGCGGCAGGTTCCTGAAAACAGGATGGGCCTGATTCGCAACATGAATCTCCGCCGCCGCTTTCGTCGGGAACGATGGAGCCTCGCCGACTGCTGGGACCACCTTCTGGAAACCACCTTCTGGAAGCTTCTCATAAAGATGGAAGCGGCCAGTCGCCGTGTCTTTGATGATGACGTACTCCGCATTGTGCGCCCAGACGGAGAAGCCCCACTTGTCGCAGCCGACGAAGTAGGTGTGGAAGTCGCTGACACGCAGATTATAGACCGTTTCCCGACGATTGGTTTCGTGAACGCCCTCGACGGATACCGTTTCGCCAGTGATTGTCGTCAGACAATCGCCGATCGACAATTCCCAGACCGGCGTCCAGCCACGGCCAACGACCCAGAACGGATGCTCGGCTGCCGGCTCGATCAAACGATCGGACATCACCAGCGTCAGTCGAAGGATCTCCGTGTCGCAGCATCAATGCGGGGAACTTCAGGCGAACATGCAGTTGCTTTACCTAGCGGAAGGGTGAAATTTGCTCGCTTGCTCGCTATTCCTGACCAACTCCCATGAGGGTTTGAACGAGCATTGCGAGCGAACGAAGAGTGCCGGCGAGGGCTTTGGTCGTTCGCTCGATGCCGACGCAGAACTATCAGCTGAAAGCTAGTGCCAATCCTCGAATATCAGATTTTTGTACTGGTCGGGTCAAGCCGTTTCAACATTGCCAATTGGCACTGACGCTCATCTGCATATGTCTCATCGTGGGTATCGTCATACCGATCATCATCGACTGCCATTGCCGCCGCAGTTGCCCTTGCTTCCGCTGCCGTCGATGAGGCACTGATTGCAGCGTCGGCAGAAGAATCGGTGAAAGCGGCCTCTCCCACAGCAGTCAGTGCTAACGCTGCTGCTGATGGGGATCCATAGCCAGGGTAGAGCGTGTCGTACAGGCGAGTAGCCTCGGAACGCAATGCCGTTAGTTGATCCTGTGATGGTGAGTTGGACGCTCGCCGCTCAGCAAACTCAAGCAGTTTTAAGTAAATCGGGTCGGTGATAAGGTCTGAAAC
This DNA window, taken from Tuwongella immobilis, encodes the following:
- a CDS encoding polymorphic toxin-type HINT domain-containing protein, with the protein product MARTPLLMADGTSKPIKQFIPGDAILRRDETDLNDPITVQVVEAVFEPSAIIFELRVAGQLIEPTAEHPFWVVDRGWTPVWDLTIGDCLTTMNGETVSVEGVHETDRRETVYNLRVAEFHTDAVGCDEWGFSVWAHHVNCVTIPTPTQPGQYALATKGPDGALTSVYKPGTQSEGIAHASSDAAKVAVESGGGMVTNLDAKKLQGAQANLVGDLRKAGATEHIGGHEVVNQ
- a CDS encoding polymorphic toxin-type HINT domain-containing protein — translated: MGSGQLFEPAAEHPFWVVGRGWTPVWELSIGDCLTTITGETVSVEGVHETNRRETVDNLRVSDFHTDFVGCDEWGFSVWAHNLCYQDWLTKHKLTHTSELEALFKSAETRTLTAESEKLLHQLISMKSTRVRGQAWKDLETVALENLPAGRALTENDLPLLKRYLSLPEGADGGRWGSLEVRKLNHAIAQQRENQGWKVTGGAGRASEEFIDVPKGIAYPDITLTKDGKTLRIQTATTENGKLEASEVVKANKIRAAFPNDERIIISKDTGLPVKFP
- a CDS encoding polymorphic toxin-type HINT domain-containing protein — translated: MDLGQCQRAIEQFVPGDAILSRDEHDLNGPIEVQIVEAVFERSAIIFELRVAGQLIETTAEHPFWVVGRSWTPVWELTIGDSLTTITGETVSVEGVHETNRRETVYNLRVSDFHTDAVGCDDWGFSVWAHHAEYEVVHVGGGWHKIKNTTTAI
- a CDS encoding polymorphic toxin-type HINT domain-containing protein, which translates into the protein MSDRLIEPAAEHPFWVVGRGWTPVWELSIGDCLTTITGETVSVEGVHETNRRETVYNLRVSDFHTYFVGCDKWGFSVWAHNAEYVIIKDTATGRFHLYEKLPEGGFQKVVPAVGEAPSFPTKAAAEIHVANQAHPVFRNLPPNSMSSAEAEAVLAIAKKYNTTIDVVGSRAAGNGRRIETNLPRGMMLLASRPLGVTSTSRSTALTLMRQKLRVSLRRLEGALEQPRLSASEVTSR